The genomic interval CAAATGCCAGGTTTTCAGATGATCTCCGGGATTTAGTGAGAAATGGACCTTGGTTAATTCTTCTCCCTCTTACCTTCACCTTCATTCTCTTTGTGGCCACAAGGTTGATAGTGATTAATCATTATTTTCTCTATTATGTGGATGATCGGGAGGTAGTGCTTCCCTTCCTGGGCACGAAGTTTTATGCCTTTGATACCCTGGTTTCTGCATTTAACTTTGTAGGGATGGTGGCCGCGATTTTTGGTGCTCTTTTCGTAGGTTGGTTTGCTCAAATTACAGGCAAAAAGAGCGCTTTTACTATCTTGATGACAGTGGCGATCCTCTCCATAGCAGCGTTCTTCTTTCTGCAACCGCATCAACTTGGGTGGATGTTATTTTTTCAGGTTCTTGGTTCATTTACGAGCGCACCTTTGAGTGCAATACTTTGGGCCATGTATTCGGATACTGCTGATTACGGAGAATGGAAATTCGGCCGTCGCTCAACCGGCTTGGTTTTTTCGGCTTCCACGATGTCCCAAAAATTTGGATGGGCCTTTGGAATTGGAATTACCAGTTGGGTTCTCGCTCGTGCCGGCTACGTTCAAGGTATGGATTCGACCGTCGAGGTCCGAAACGTCCTGGTTTTATTCATGAGCCTAGTCCCAGCTGTAATCGGCCTTATTCCTTTAGGTATTATGTATTTTTACCCCTTGAACGACAAGCGAGTTGCTGAAATTGAAACAGAGCTGAGTGCCCGCAAAGCCATAACTGAGGTGTAAAATCGATGTGGCATTGAAAGCGACTTTCTTTTCTTGGTCTTTATCGTGACGATTTTTCAATCTATCGGGTGGAACTCATTAAAGCCTACCAGTCTGGAGTCGATCTGTTCTTCCTCGATGAAGGGTTACTAAATAGGGGTTGCTTCGACTACTGATGACTACCCGGGGGTTCAATTTAATCTGAATTCTTCCAGATTGATCTTTCCACTGAAAGTGATTCCGAAATAGTGGAGTGTTTTAACCGCTAAATCTTATGTCTGGCTATAATTCGGAACATACTTTCATGACTCCCCTTGAACAAAATGTGCGGATTATTATCCAGGAACTGGGGCCATTGGGGGCGTTTGAAAAACTCATTGCGGATAATGATGCATTGATTCTGTGCGATCGCTTGGACATCGGCAGGAAAATCGTCT from Verrucomicrobiota bacterium carries:
- a CDS encoding MFS transporter, with amino-acid sequence MTDSQRVGIREKISYGFGDLASVLYWQTISVHLFFFYTESFGLTATAFSLMILFSRNFDAISDPLMGMIADRTETKWGRYRPYLLWFCVPLAIMGVLMFTTPDFGDTGKVVWAWITFNGFMILYTLINIPYTSMLGVISSDAKVRTSVSSVKFTFSYIAALVVTAGMLPFVRMIGGDPRSQFGWQVMFIIIGVASILFFVICFLGTRERINPPKTNARFSDDLRDLVRNGPWLILLPLTFTFILFVATRLIVINHYFLYYVDDREVVLPFLGTKFYAFDTLVSAFNFVGMVAAIFGALFVGWFAQITGKKSAFTILMTVAILSIAAFFFLQPHQLGWMLFFQVLGSFTSAPLSAILWAMYSDTADYGEWKFGRRSTGLVFSASTMSQKFGWAFGIGITSWVLARAGYVQGMDSTVEVRNVLVLFMSLVPAVIGLIPLGIMYFYPLNDKRVAEIETELSARKAITEV